One window of the Enterobacter huaxiensis genome contains the following:
- the rlmM gene encoding 23S rRNA (cytidine(2498)-2'-O)-methyltransferase RlmM, protein MNKVVLYCRPGFEKECAAEITDKAAKREVFGFARVKENAGYVIFECYQPEDADKLARELPFSSLIFARQMFVAGELLKDLPPEDRITPIVGMLQGVVEKGGDLRVEVADTNESKELMKFCRKFTVPLRAALREVGVLTNYETPKRPVVHIFFIAPGCCYTGYSYTTNNSPFFMGIPRLRFPADAPSRSTLKLEEAFHVFIPADEWDERLANGMYAVDLGACPGGWTYQLVKRNMWVSSVDNGPMAQSLMDTGQVTWLREDGFRYRPTRNNISWMVCDMVEKPAKVAALMASWLVNGWCRETIFNLKLPMKKRYEEVSQNLAYIQEQMDEHGINVVIQARQLYHDREEVTVHIRRWWAAVGGRRDER, encoded by the coding sequence AAGCGTGAAGTCTTCGGTTTTGCCCGCGTAAAAGAGAACGCGGGCTATGTGATATTCGAATGCTATCAGCCTGAAGATGCAGACAAGCTGGCGCGCGAGCTGCCGTTCAGCTCGCTGATCTTCGCTCGCCAGATGTTTGTGGCCGGTGAGTTGCTAAAAGATCTGCCGCCGGAAGACCGCATCACGCCGATTGTGGGCATGCTGCAGGGCGTGGTGGAGAAGGGCGGCGATCTGCGCGTTGAGGTTGCAGACACCAACGAAAGCAAAGAGCTGATGAAGTTCTGCCGCAAGTTCACCGTACCGCTGCGCGCCGCGCTGCGTGAAGTGGGCGTACTAACGAACTACGAAACGCCGAAGCGTCCGGTGGTGCATATCTTCTTTATTGCTCCGGGCTGCTGTTACACCGGCTACTCCTACACCACAAATAACTCTCCGTTCTTTATGGGCATCCCGCGCTTACGGTTCCCGGCGGATGCGCCAAGCCGTTCAACGCTGAAGCTGGAAGAGGCGTTCCACGTCTTTATTCCGGCGGACGAGTGGGATGAGCGCCTGGCGAACGGCATGTACGCGGTCGACCTTGGCGCGTGCCCGGGCGGTTGGACGTATCAGCTAGTGAAACGCAACATGTGGGTTTCGTCTGTCGATAACGGCCCGATGGCGCAAAGCCTGATGGATACCGGACAGGTCACCTGGCTGCGAGAAGACGGTTTCCGCTACCGCCCAACGCGCAACAACATCTCATGGATGGTGTGCGATATGGTTGAGAAACCAGCGAAAGTGGCTGCATTGATGGCGTCATGGCTGGTGAACGGCTGGTGCCGTGAGACGATCTTTAACCTCAAGCTGCCGATGAAAAAACGCTACGAGGAAGTGTCTCAGAACCTGGCCTACATTCAGGAACAGATGGACGAGCACGGCATTAACGTGGTCATCCAGGCGCGCCAGCTTTATCACGACCGCGAAGAGGTGACGGTACATATTCGTCGCTGGTGGGCGGCAGTGGGCGGGCGTCGCGACGAACGATAG